The Arachis hypogaea cultivar Tifrunner chromosome 19, arahy.Tifrunner.gnm2.J5K5, whole genome shotgun sequence genome has a window encoding:
- the LOC112775081 gene encoding alpha-xylosidase 1-like: MVSLYLFSLVLITCLLCFVEQAYSSYLKPTKIGLGYTLLSLEEVDGALLGLLQVKHNNYIYGPDIPLLRLFIKHESENRLRVHITDAKKQRWEVPYDLLPREQPVQIVSNKKNPIRSVAEYSGSELVLTYTCDPFSFAVKRKSNGDTLFNSSSDETDPFGPLVFKDQYLEISTKLPKDASLYGLGENSQAHGIKLHPNDPYTLYSSDISAVNVNADLYGAHPVYMDLRNKGGKAYAHGVVLLNSNGMDVLYRGTSLTYKVIGGVLDFYFFAGPSPLNVVDQYTSLIGRPAPMPYWSFGFHQCRWGYHNVSVLEYVVENYQKAKIPLDVIWTDDDHMDGHKDFTLNPVNFPRPKLLEFLDKIHSIGMKYVVIVDPGIAVNTSYGVYQRGMANDVFIKYEGQPYMGQVWPGAVYFPDFLNPKTVSWWGDEIRRFHELVPVDGLWIDMNEVSNFCTGKCKVSVGRVCPIPIVGGRPNPTCCLDCTNVTATRWDDPPYKINARRVEAPIGLKTVATSAVHYNGVKEYDAHSLYGFSQAIATHKALQGLQGKRPFILSRSTFVGSGKYAAHWTGDNKGTWEDLRYTISSILNFGIFGIPMVGSDICGFYPKSLEIDGTKNLTLLVNTEELCNRWIQVGAFYPFSRDHSSYISPRQELYLWDSVAKSARNALGMRYKLLPYLYTLNYEAHVSGAPIARPLFFSFPSYTECYGLSTQFLLGSSVMISPVLEQGNTQVRALFPPGTWYSLFDLTYSIVSKEGTYVTLDAPLNVVNVHLYQNAIIPMQQGGMVSKDARMTPFSLIVTFPAGANDGEAQGNLFLDDDELPEMKIANGYSTYIDFHASVREKTVKVWSQVQGGKYALDKGWIIDKISVLGLNGGGALHTVMIDEEPLTSVSNVKVYTTEQRYLYDQRDGKNKREIMVELKGLNIPVGKNFSLTWKMG, translated from the exons ATGGTTTCTCTCTATCTCTTTTCCCTTGTTCTTATTACTTGCCTCCTCTGTTTTGTTGAACAAGCTTACTCTTCTTATCTTAAACCTACCAAAATTGGCCTGGGTTACACCCTCCTATCTCTTGAAGAAGTTGATGGTGCACTTCTTGGACTCCTCCAAGTTAAGCACAACAACTACATCTATGGACCTGACATTCCTCTTCTACGTCTCTTCATCAA GCACGAGAGTGAGAACCGTTTAAGGGTACACATCACTGATGCAAAGAAACAAAGGTGGGAGGTTCCCTATGATCTTTTGCCGAGGGAGCAACCGGTCCAGATTGTTAGCAATAAGAAGAACCCAATAAGATCAGTGGCAGAGTACTCTGGCTCTGAGCTTGTTCTTACTTACACTTGTGATCCATTCAGCTTTGCGGTGAAAAGAAAGTCAAATGGAGACACCCTTTTCAACTCGAGTTCTGATGAAACTGACCCATTTGGTCCATTGGTGTTCAAGGACCAGTACTTGGAGATCTCAACGAAGCTGCCCAAAGATGCTTCTTTGTATGGTTTGGGAGAGAATTCACAGGCACATGGGATCAAACTACATCCAAATGATCCTTACACATTGTACAGCAGTGATATATCAGCAGTTAACGTGAATGCTGACTTATACGGGGCGCACCCTGTGTACATGGATCTTAGAAACAAAGGAGGGAAGGCATATGCACATGGTGTTGTGTTGCTGAATAGTAATGGAATGGATGTGTTGTACAGAGGAACATCTCTGACATACAAGGTCATTGGAGGTGTTTTAGATTTCTACTTCTTTGCAGGACCTTCGCCTCTTAATGTTGTTGACCAGTACACTTCCTTAATTGGCAGACCCGCTCCAATGCCTTATTGGTCCTTTG GATTCCACCAATGCAGATGGGGATATCACAACGTATCAGTTCTAGAATATGTTGTGGAGAATTACCAAAAGGCAAAGATCCCGCTTGATGTGATATGGACCGACGATGATCACATGGATGGCCACAAGGACTTCACGCTGAATCCAGTGAACTTCCCGCGTCCGAAGCTTCTAGAGTTCTTGGACAAGATACACAGCATTGGCATGAAATACGTTGTGATCGTTGATCCCGGAATTGCTGTTAACACAAGTTATGGCGTATACCAAAGAGGAATGGCCAATGATGTTTTCATCAAGTATGAAGGTCAACCCTACATGGGTCAAGTGTGGCCAGGAGCAGTGTACTTCCCAGATTTCTTGAATCCAAAAACAGTTTCATGGTGGGGTGATGAGATTCGTCGCTTCCATGAACTTGTACCCGTTGATGGCCTTTGGATTGACATGAATGAAGTTTCCAACTTTTGCACTGGCAAGTGCAAAGTTTCAGTGGGAAGGGTTTGTCCCATTCCAATAGTTGGAGGTCGACCAAACCCAACATGTTGCTTAGATTGCACAAACGTCACTGCCACACGTTGGGATGATCCTCCTTACAAGATCAATGCTAGAAGAGTTGAAGCTCCAATAGGCTTGAAAACTGTGGCCACAAGTGCTGTTCACTATAATGGAGTTAAGGAGTATGATGCTCACAGTCTCTATGGTTTCTCACAAGCCATTGCAACTCACAAGGCCCTTCAAGGGCTTCAAGGAAAACGGCCCTTTATTTTGTCTCGCTCTACATTTGTAGGTTCTGGCAAATATGCTGCACATTGGACAGGTGATAATAAGGGCACATGGGAGGATTTAAGGTACACCATATCCTCTATTCTCAACTTTGGAATCTTTGGGATCCCAATGGTTGGTTCTGATATATGTGGTTTCTATCCCAAGAGCTTAGAAATAGATGGTACCAAAAATCTAACATTGTTGGTAAACACTGAAGAGCTTTGCAATAGGTGGATTCAAGTTGGTGCTTTCTACCCTTTCTCAAGGGATCATTCAAGCTACATTTCCCCAAGACAAGAGCTTTATCTTTGGGATTCAGTAGCTAAGTCTGCTAGAAATGCTTTAGGTATGAGGTATAAGCTTCTTCCGTATCTGTACACCCTCAACTATGAGGCTCATGTTAGTGGTGCCCCAATTGCAAGGCCTCTTTTCTTCTCATTTCCATCTTACACTGAGTGTTACGGCCTCAGCACACAGTTCTTGCTTGGGAGCAGTGTCATGATTTCTCCAGTGCTTGAGCAAGGAAATACACAAGTCAGAGCATTGTTTCCACCTGGCACATGGTATAGTTTGTTTGATTTGACATATTCCATTGTGTCAAAAGAGGGGACTTATGTTACACTTGATGCACCTTTGAATGTGGTGAATGTGCATTTGTATCAGAATGCCATTATTCCAATGCAACAGGGTGGAATGGTTTCTAAGGATGCTAGAATGACACCCTTCAGCCTTATTGTGACATTCCCAGCAGGAGCAAATGATGGAGAAGCTCAAGGGAACCtcttccttgatgatgatgagttgCCAGAGATGAAGATTGCAAATGGTTATTCAACTTACATTGATTTCCATGCATCTGTtagagaaaaaactgtgaaagtTTGGTCACAAGTTCAAGGAGGCAAGTATGCTTTAGATAAAGGTTGGATCATTGACAAGATTAGCGTGTTGGGATTAAATGGAGGTGGAGCATTACACACAGTTATGATAGATGAGGAACCATTGACAAGTGTCTCAAATGTGAAAGTTTACACAACAGAACAAAGGTACTTGTATGATCAGAGAGATgggaaaaataagagagagataATGGTAGAGTTGAAGGGCTTGAATATCCCtgttggtaaaaacttttctttGACTTGGAAGATGGGGTGA